The Anabas testudineus chromosome 15, fAnaTes1.2, whole genome shotgun sequence DNA segment CAGAAAGCTGATGTTTCTTGTTGTTAGAGGACCAATTGCTTCTCTGGATTGTTACCTTCAGGGATAGTACACAGTTCAGGTCATCTTTGTTTCAAAAACCTCCAAAtctaaaaatgcaaaaacaaaataaaaactcaagGTGTAAACCAAAGAGCGTATTTGGAGAATCCTTAGACTCCTGCTAATAATCcagagggagggtggggggggggcatgtgtgtgtttatatgctataagacagatttttaaaagtAGCGTTGCTCATCACAACAAATCTAACAATACCTGTATATCTCAAACATCTCATATTAGGATGAGGGTTTGATCACATTGGCAAAACAGGCATGATTACACTTGTAGCTAAATTGTTTCACTTGTAAATATTTTGATCCAAAATCAGACTATTCATGCTTCTTCTTTAGTCTGATTTGTAAAAGTGCTGTTAAAGGGTAAAATGGATATGTTGCCTCTGcaaaaaaatgtgacacaaactCTTCCcctttgactgacaaaaacctaATCTAACAATACCTGTATATCTCAAACATCTCATATTAGGATGAGGGACTGGCCCAGAAGAAACTAGAAGCTGAGGATATAGAGAAGATGAGCGATTCCAACCAAGACATCAAGAACCGTCTGTCGGAGACAGTGCGGGACAACGCCAAACACCTCCTGCATCCTGACAGGAAGGTGAATGGTGAGCCAGTCCCTGCCCAGCAGCCACAGGTGTTTACTGGGGGCGTCATGAGGTGGTACCAGATCGAAGGCATCGAGTGGCTGAGGGTGAGTAAGGCTGGATCATTGTGGGATTGTGGAATGTGGGCTCAATATGGAAGTTACCACAGTAACATATGCTCAGAGTTAAAGTCAGAGCCGCTTTCTCTAATACCACACTGGTGTTTTCAGATGCTGTGGGAGAACGGCATCAATGGAATCCTGGCTGACGAGATGGGACTGGGAAAGACCATCCAGTGCATCGCTCACATTGCCATGATGATAGAAAAGAAAGTAATGGGTCCCTTCCTGGTGGTGGCACCTCTCTCCACTCTGCCCAACTGGATCAGCGAGTTCAAACGCTTCACACCAGACGTAAGAGGACGTAATTTCGAGATCCAAcctttaagtttaaaaaaacagacttcatCCAGAGTCTGTACTTCAGCAGTCCAATGAGTGTTTTACATGCGTTTGTCCCaggtgtctgtgctgctttacCATGGACCCCAGCAGGAGAGGGCCAAACTGCTGAAACAGATCCGCAGGCCTCAGGGGCCCCTTAGCATGTGTCCTGTGGTCATTACCTCCTTTGAGATCTCGATGATTGACAGAAAAGTATTACAGGTAGGATCCTTACTGATCATTCAGCATGTGACTGAGACATTAACAAACGTGTCAGATATATTCTAGGTGAAGTTTTGTATGTTTACTGTAGTTGCATGTAGTGTGCATCTTGTCTGTGGCCATGGATTAAGTAAACTTTATACTTCActtgtttgacattaaaagcCAACAGGAAAGGGTGTGCACTGAGGTGCTGGAAGACGTCTAATGTAAAACATGTGCACATTGGTGTGTTTTTATCTTAAAGATACattatgtaatttttttaaaaactagaaACATTCTACAAATCAGTGTGTACGTTATGTGTCCCAAGCAGTGATCTCTTTAAAGACAATCAGCTGATGAAAAGGAAAATCTAAGCTCTGCAGCCACTTACAGTGCTTCACTGTAGCACTGCATTATatagttaattaaataattattggGAAAATTCCAAACGTGTGCTGGGtacacagttttctgttttctgtcttcatcctGATTCTGTAAGATGTGTGATTTCTGCTGCAGCGCTTCCAGTGGAAGTACCTGATCGTGGACGAAGGCCACAGAATCAAAAACCTCAACTGTCGGCTGGTGCGGGAGCTGAAGATGCTTCCTACCGacaacaagctgctgctgacgGGCACACCGCTGCAGAACAACCTGGCTGAGCTCTGGTCCCTCCTCAACTTCCTGCTGCCAGAGGTTTTTGACGACCTCAAGAGGTGACTGCCcagtaaactgctgctgctaagTTTAAAGACATCACAACGGTTATGGTTTATTATTACAGCTTTCTGTTGCTGTAGTTCAGCTTTAACGTCTCATTGACACGTTTGCTATGCAGCTTTGAATCGTGGTTTGACATCGACACCCTCGGGGAGGCTGAGAGCGTGGTGGCTGCTGAGCGCGAACAGAACATCCTGAGCATGTTGCACCAGGTCTGTCTCCACACAGTGCTATCACAACATCGTATCATTTACTTCACATGCTAAGGTGAATAGAGGGGGgagaactgaaatgtttttaaaggttttctgttgtttcagatTCTGACTCCATTCCTTCTGAGGAGGCTAAAGTCAGACGTGACACTGGAAGTTCCTCCCAAGAAGGAGATAATTGTTTACGCTCCCCTGACAGCCAAACAGGAATCCTTCTACACGGCTGTGGTCAATAAGACCATCGCCAAGATGCTGGGCCAAGAAAAGGTAACACAGTGAAGCCTTCTCTGATGTCTCTGTGGGGTCTTCACAACTACAGTGACACCAGACTTAGACGTTTCTCAGTCTTCAGGCAGCTAATACTCGAGGAtccaaaaatagaaacatatttgacagactgttttcttctcttcacttgTTTTCCCCAGACGGAGGCTCCTGTAGTGTTGACACAGAGCGGCAGGCCCAAGCGCCGCAGTCGAAAAGTGGTGGattacacagagacagaaaaggacaCACCATACGACCTGGAGAAATATCTGGAGAGGGTCCGCAAGGAGCAAGAGCAgaggttttatatttttcaaaggCACCTAAACAGCCTCCCTCCCAATATGAGAACTAGATTTGACTCAAATCTGCTTTCTTGTCTGCCACAGCTCCTCTACGGTGCTGGATGTCCAAAGTCCGCTGGATGCTCAGATCAACCTGAAGCTGCAGAACATCCTCATGCTGCTAAAGAGATGCTGTAACCACCCCTACCTGGTGGAGTACCCCCTGGACCCCACCACACAAGACTTTAAGGTAACACACCTTTTGTTGGTGTGACTGCCAGTGATGGGTTTATCTTTTCCCTCCTGTCCTGTGTTCCCTTCCTCACATTCTGTCTTATGTGCAGATTGATGAGCAGCTGGTGCAGAGCTCTGGGAAGTTTCTCATACTGGATAGACTGCTGCCTGCACTGAAGAAGAGGGGGCACAAGGTGAAGCAGGATGTTTAAATCGGCATGATTTTCatacagagctgctgtgtgtcaACAATATTTGTTACCTTTAATCTTTTCCATCCCAGTGTTTCTGACTGTGATTGACTTTCAACAGGTTCTGATCTTTAGCCAGATGACGTCCATCTTGGATATTTTGATGGATTACTGCTATCTGCGGGGCTTCCAGTACAGCCGGCTGGATGGCAGCATGTCGTATGCTGACAGAGATGAAAACGTGAGTTTGAATCTACAACGTCATTTACAAGAGTAAAGACCATTCAaatatattgtactgtacacagtCGAAGGTATATTACCGTGTTACTGATGCTTAAAAAGCCTCTTTAGTGAGAGACAAAACTGAAGTCATGGTCTTTAATAAGACtggttactgtatgtgtgcctTCAGTTGGAGAGACAGATTTTCCATTTTACAGCATATTAGTTTTCTCTTTGGTTTAGGAATCAAAAGTCAAATCTCAGTTTTGACTTTGTTTGGCTTCAGGATGTTAGTTGTCATCCATTTATTGATAGCAATCAGACACAGTGCCAGGCAGTACAGAGGATCTACATCCCAGTATTCCAGCTGAGATGTATGTAGGATAAGGGACATTTGAAAGCCAGCCAGTTACACTGTAACTCTATCGTTCTGGTTTCTTTGCCCAAAACCAGTTTCACAGACTAGattgtttctgtcatttcttcGACACGTCCACACCATTGCATCACATTCTTCTTCTCCCTTCAGATGTCCAAGTTTTCCAAAGATCCAGAGGTGTTCATCTTCCTGCTGAGCACCAGAGCGGGTGGACTGGGGATCAACCTGACAGCTGCTGACACTGTCATCATCTTTGACAGTGACTGGGTGGGTGCATAATTAAACATCATGCCTAATAAACGGCGTAGCTgtactgtgcatgtgttgttttcagGTCAGCGTATGTGTTGTGACACTTCTGTTCCTACTTAGAACCCCCAGGCCGACCTGCAGGCCCAGGATCGCTGTCACCGCATTGGACAAACCAAACCAGTGGTGGTGTACCGCCTGATCACAGCCAACACAATCGACCAGAAGATCCTGGAGAGAGCCTCTGCCAAGAGGAAGCTGGAGCAGATGGTCATCCACAAGAGTGAGTGCTTCACTAGCACAGAATACCTACATACACTACTTAcaagttttcagttttctaaTTTGAtgactgtttcttttctttcatggCTTTTCTCCACAGATAAGTTTAAAGGTGGAAAGGCAGAACTGAACCAAAGTAAAAGCTGCATTGATCTGGATGAGCTGATGGAGCTGCTTAAAGCCAGAGGCACTGAGAAGTAAGAAACGGTTTCAACTCCAACAAGAGTTCATAGActaggaagaagaaaaaaaaaaaagtgtgtttatttaacacACAGTAGGCAGACGATAACACTTCTGTGGCTTTTGTCCCACTCAGGGAGGTGAAAGCATCAAGGGGGAAGGTGATCAGTGACAAGGACCTGGAGATTCTGCTGGATCGCAGCGACTTGTTGGGTGAGGACACACCTATatgcagttttcatttcattaggCTCAAGCATCAACAgccaaaaacacagtgtttacagttaGAAAGTGTGAAGTTTGACTGTTTAAAAGCAAGTGAGCTCACAAAAAGCCTGCTCTGTATTTTCAGACAATGAAAAGGGCagcaagaagaaagagaaggtgGGAGTCTTCCGAGTGATCGATGCCGAACAGTCATCAGAGATCACGCTGACCTGAATACACTTGGAATACTCAGACCCCAGTCCTACATCCTCCAGACTGAGCTGCTCATACACATCAATGACTGAACTTTCAAGAAAATGTTCTcagactgctgtttgtttgtttttgtcttttgttctgCTGTTCAATGAGCTTTTTCTGTTGTAATGTTTTGACGTTAAACCACTGTACCATTAAGATTTAACTGACActgggttgtttttgttgagaAATCAGCCATTTTCATGCCTGACCGTGACCATCATAGGACACGAGGACCGCTTCACTTTCAGGACACATTCAAAGTCTGTTGTCGACTCAAACTGTCCTTTGACTGTTAACATCCGTTTAACAAGACACAGTTTTAAGTGATGTGATCt contains these protein-coding regions:
- the hells gene encoding lymphoid-specific helicase isoform X1 encodes the protein MLDSVKDESRSVSPHCPKPDESEEPLGTAMETGAADDVSVKSEDTKSEVIITKEMEDEEQQLMEEGERIEKEMIEKARKSWEKDSRDMRFKRLQHLLQKSNIYSKFLLTKMEQQQNEEKLKKERLDKKANKMQKTNGAEPDKDKKKRRRDEDYKISDVMSKEEIISQAKKAKVEEADEGLAQKKLEAEDIEKMSDSNQDIKNRLSETVRDNAKHLLHPDRKVNGEPVPAQQPQVFTGGVMRWYQIEGIEWLRMLWENGINGILADEMGLGKTIQCIAHIAMMIEKKVMGPFLVVAPLSTLPNWISEFKRFTPDVSVLLYHGPQQERAKLLKQIRRPQGPLSMCPVVITSFEISMIDRKVLQRFQWKYLIVDEGHRIKNLNCRLVRELKMLPTDNKLLLTGTPLQNNLAELWSLLNFLLPEVFDDLKSFESWFDIDTLGEAESVVAAEREQNILSMLHQILTPFLLRRLKSDVTLEVPPKKEIIVYAPLTAKQESFYTAVVNKTIAKMLGQEKTEAPVVLTQSGRPKRRSRKVVDYTETEKDTPYDLEKYLERVRKEQEQSSSTVLDVQSPLDAQINLKLQNILMLLKRCCNHPYLVEYPLDPTTQDFKIDEQLVQSSGKFLILDRLLPALKKRGHKVLIFSQMTSILDILMDYCYLRGFQYSRLDGSMSYADRDENMSKFSKDPEVFIFLLSTRAGGLGINLTAADTVIIFDSDWNPQADLQAQDRCHRIGQTKPVVVYRLITANTIDQKILERASAKRKLEQMVIHKNKFKGGKAELNQSKSCIDLDELMELLKARGTEKEVKASRGKVISDKDLEILLDRSDLLDNEKGSKKKEKVGVFRVIDAEQSSEITLT
- the hells gene encoding lymphoid-specific helicase isoform X2, with the translated sequence MSCVKDESRSVSPHCPKPDESEEPLGTAMETGAADDVSVKSEDTKSEVIITKEMEDEEQQLMEEGERIEKEMIEKARKSWEKDSRDMRFKRLQHLLQKSNIYSKFLLTKMEQQQNEEKLKKERLDKKANKMQKTNGAEPDKDKKKRRRDEDYKISDVMSKEEIISQAKKAKVEEADEGLAQKKLEAEDIEKMSDSNQDIKNRLSETVRDNAKHLLHPDRKVNGEPVPAQQPQVFTGGVMRWYQIEGIEWLRMLWENGINGILADEMGLGKTIQCIAHIAMMIEKKVMGPFLVVAPLSTLPNWISEFKRFTPDVSVLLYHGPQQERAKLLKQIRRPQGPLSMCPVVITSFEISMIDRKVLQRFQWKYLIVDEGHRIKNLNCRLVRELKMLPTDNKLLLTGTPLQNNLAELWSLLNFLLPEVFDDLKSFESWFDIDTLGEAESVVAAEREQNILSMLHQILTPFLLRRLKSDVTLEVPPKKEIIVYAPLTAKQESFYTAVVNKTIAKMLGQEKTEAPVVLTQSGRPKRRSRKVVDYTETEKDTPYDLEKYLERVRKEQEQSSSTVLDVQSPLDAQINLKLQNILMLLKRCCNHPYLVEYPLDPTTQDFKIDEQLVQSSGKFLILDRLLPALKKRGHKVLIFSQMTSILDILMDYCYLRGFQYSRLDGSMSYADRDENMSKFSKDPEVFIFLLSTRAGGLGINLTAADTVIIFDSDWNPQADLQAQDRCHRIGQTKPVVVYRLITANTIDQKILERASAKRKLEQMVIHKNKFKGGKAELNQSKSCIDLDELMELLKARGTEKEVKASRGKVISDKDLEILLDRSDLLDNEKGSKKKEKVGVFRVIDAEQSSEITLT